One Prodigiosinella aquatilis DNA window includes the following coding sequences:
- the mlaD gene encoding outer membrane lipid asymmetry maintenance protein MlaD has translation MQTKKYEIWVGIFMLIALGAIIFLCLKVADLKSLGHQQTYRLYATFDNIGGLKVRSPVKVGGVVIGRVEDISLDQKTYLPRVAMDIEQRYNHIPDTSSLSVRTSGLLGEQYLALNIGFEDPSMGTSILKNGGVIQDTKSAMILEDLIGQFLYKGGSGNTQNTSQNSTDSVAAPEPQSNSVTPHP, from the coding sequence ATGCTGATTGCGCTGGGCGCCATTATCTTTCTATGTCTGAAAGTGGCGGACTTGAAATCACTTGGTCATCAACAGACTTACCGTTTGTATGCGACTTTTGACAATATTGGCGGCCTGAAAGTACGTTCACCAGTAAAAGTAGGCGGAGTCGTGATTGGGCGAGTGGAAGATATTTCGTTAGATCAAAAAACCTACCTGCCGCGTGTCGCGATGGATATCGAACAGCGTTATAACCATATTCCTGATACCAGTTCATTGTCGGTGAGAACTTCTGGTCTGCTGGGAGAGCAATATCTGGCGTTGAATATAGGGTTTGAAGATCCGTCCATGGGAACCTCAATTCTGAAAAATGGCGGCGTTATTCAAGATACTAAATCAGCCATGATATTGGAGGATCTTATCGGTCAATTCCTATATAAGGGTGGTAGTGGCAACACTCAGAATACCAGCCAAAACAGCACTGATTCGGTAGCGGCTCCAGAGCCCCAGTCCAATTCTGTTACACCGCATCCATAA
- the mlaC gene encoding phospholipid-binding protein MlaC — protein MLKRLLVVALLAVSSFASAADQTNPYSLMNDAAKKVFTRLKDDQPQIMKDPNYLRVVVREELLPYIQVKYAGALVLGPYYKNATPAQRETYFKAFTAYLEQAYGQALALYHDQTYQIAPEQPLGDATIVSIRVTIIDNGGRPPVRLDFQWRKNSITGHWQAYDMIAEGVSMITTKQNEWAATLRQKGIDGLTQQLRIAAQQPITLDQQRNG, from the coding sequence ATGTTAAAACGTTTATTGGTGGTAGCGTTACTGGCAGTGTCGTCGTTTGCCAGTGCAGCGGATCAGACTAATCCGTATAGTCTGATGAATGATGCGGCGAAGAAAGTTTTTACCCGTCTTAAGGATGATCAGCCCCAAATCATGAAAGATCCCAACTATCTGCGTGTTGTGGTGCGGGAAGAACTATTACCTTATATTCAGGTGAAATACGCTGGAGCATTAGTGTTGGGGCCGTACTACAAAAACGCCACACCAGCACAACGTGAAACCTATTTCAAAGCATTTACTGCTTATCTGGAGCAGGCATATGGTCAGGCTCTGGCGCTGTATCATGACCAGACTTACCAAATTGCGCCTGAACAACCACTTGGTGATGCCACTATTGTTTCAATCCGCGTGACTATCATTGATAACGGCGGGCGCCCGCCAGTTCGTCTGGATTTTCAGTGGCGTAAGAACAGTATAACGGGCCACTGGCAAGCGTATGACATGATCGCGGAGGGCGTGAGCATGATCACGACCAAACAGAATGAATGGGCTGCAACGTTGCGTCAAAAAGGGATTGATGGTTTGACTCAGCAACTTCGTATTGCCGCACAACAGCCAATCACGTTGGATCAGCAACGAAATGGTTAG
- the mlaB gene encoding lipid asymmetry maintenance protein MlaB, whose product MVSTTLNWKSDASTLVLDGDLDRETLLPLWQQRETLLQGTTVLDMSQVNRVDSSGLALLVHFYHQQQQNGVALQITGVSDRLKTLIELYSLDKIIPIQLIS is encoded by the coding sequence ATGGTTAGTACAACGCTTAACTGGAAGTCTGATGCATCCACTCTGGTGTTGGACGGCGATTTAGATCGTGAAACACTATTGCCGCTGTGGCAGCAGCGTGAAACTCTGCTGCAAGGAACGACTGTGCTGGATATGAGTCAGGTAAATCGGGTGGATTCTTCTGGACTGGCATTGCTGGTTCATTTTTATCATCAGCAACAGCAGAACGGTGTGGCGTTGCAAATTACGGGCGTCAGTGACCGACTCAAAACATTGATTGAGCTCTATAGCCTGGACAAGATTATACCCATCCAGCTGATTAGCTGA
- the ibaG gene encoding BolA family iron metabolism protein IbaG, translated as MENNEIKDVLMNALALQDVHVSGDGSYFQVIVVGELFSGMSRVKQQQTVYAPLMEYIADNRIHALSIKAYTPDEWQRDRKLNGF; from the coding sequence ATGGAAAATAACGAAATTAAAGATGTGCTGATGAATGCATTGGCACTACAGGACGTCCATGTATCCGGCGATGGCAGTTACTTTCAGGTGATTGTTGTGGGTGAGTTGTTTAGTGGTATGAGCCGCGTAAAACAACAGCAGACGGTGTATGCCCCGTTGATGGAGTATATTGCCGATAACCGTATTCATGCGCTATCCATTAAGGCTTATACGCCAGATGAGTGGCAGCGCGATCGTAAACTCAACGGTTTTTGA
- the murA gene encoding UDP-N-acetylglucosamine 1-carboxyvinyltransferase: protein MDKFRVQGPTRLTGEVTISGAKNAALPILFAALLAEEPVEIQNVPKLRDIDTTMKLLSQLGARVERNGSVHVDASSVNVFCAPYELVKTMRASIWALGPLVARFGQGQVSLPGGCAIGARPVDLHINGLEQLGAEITLEEGYVKATVDGRLKGAHIVMDKVSVGATVTIMSAATLAEGKTIIENAAREPEIVDTANFLNTLGARISGAGSDKIVIEGVARLGGGVYRVLPDRIETGTFLVAAAVSGGKVMCRNTRPDTLDAVLAKLREAGADIAIGEDWVSLDMHGCRPKAVNLRTAPHPGFPTDMQAQFSLLNLVAEGAGVITETIFENRFMHIPELIRMGAQAEIESNTVICHGVETLSGAQVMATDLRASASLVLAGCIAEGVTMVDRIYHIDRGYERIEHKLRALGANIERVKEGE from the coding sequence ATGGATAAATTTCGTGTGCAGGGGCCTACTCGGCTCACTGGTGAAGTTACTATCTCCGGGGCTAAAAATGCGGCCCTGCCTATCCTGTTTGCCGCTTTACTCGCTGAAGAGCCGGTAGAGATTCAGAATGTTCCCAAACTTCGGGATATCGACACAACCATGAAACTGCTGAGCCAGTTAGGGGCCCGTGTCGAGCGAAATGGTTCCGTACACGTTGATGCCAGCTCGGTAAATGTCTTTTGCGCACCGTACGAACTGGTAAAAACCATGCGTGCCTCTATTTGGGCACTGGGGCCGCTGGTAGCCCGTTTTGGTCAAGGCCAGGTTTCTTTGCCTGGCGGTTGTGCCATTGGTGCTCGTCCGGTTGATTTACATATCAATGGGTTGGAGCAATTAGGCGCAGAAATTACCCTGGAAGAGGGGTATGTGAAGGCAACGGTCGATGGCCGCCTAAAAGGCGCTCATATTGTGATGGATAAAGTTAGCGTAGGTGCCACGGTAACTATCATGAGTGCGGCGACATTGGCTGAAGGTAAAACCATTATAGAAAATGCGGCCCGTGAGCCGGAAATTGTGGATACGGCCAATTTCCTCAACACGCTAGGTGCCAGGATCAGTGGTGCTGGTAGCGATAAGATTGTTATTGAAGGTGTAGCCCGGTTGGGTGGCGGGGTTTACCGTGTTCTGCCAGATCGCATTGAAACGGGGACTTTTCTTGTGGCTGCCGCTGTGTCTGGCGGTAAAGTGATGTGTCGTAATACACGCCCAGATACATTGGATGCCGTATTGGCCAAACTGCGTGAAGCGGGTGCGGATATTGCGATCGGTGAAGATTGGGTCAGCCTGGATATGCATGGCTGCCGTCCTAAAGCGGTTAACCTGCGTACTGCTCCACATCCCGGATTCCCTACTGATATGCAGGCTCAGTTTAGTTTGCTAAATCTGGTCGCTGAAGGTGCAGGGGTCATTACTGAGACTATTTTTGAAAACCGCTTTATGCATATTCCGGAATTGATCCGCATGGGCGCGCAGGCAGAGATTGAGAGTAATACTGTTATCTGCCATGGCGTAGAGACATTATCTGGCGCTCAGGTGATGGCAACGGACTTACGCGCTTCAGCAAGTCTGGTACTGGCTGGTTGTATTGCAGAAGGTGTCACTATGGTGGATCGTATCTATCACATTGATCGCGGTTATGAGCGTATTGAGCATAAGTTACGGGCACTTGGTGCAAATATTGAAAGAGTCAAGGAAGGCGAATAA
- the degS gene encoding outer membrane-stress sensor serine endopeptidase DegS — MLTKLIRSALIGVIVSGILLLALPMLRSNNGLFKPDDSAESETPVSYYQGVRRAAPAVVNVYNRASNPNEKDQLNIRTLGSGVIMNSKGYILTNKHVINNADQIIVTLQDGRVFEALLVGSDSLTDLAVLKIEGTNLPEIPINTKRVAHVGDVVMAIGNPYNLGQTITQGIISATGRVGLSPSGRQNFLQTDASINRGNSGGALVNTLGELVGINTLSFDKSNDGATPEGLSFAIPVALAIKVMGKLIRDGRVIRGYIGINGAQIENQDQNISIDNRLRGVFVKKVEPGGPADKAGIKEGDRLLKVNNKPVRSVIETMDQVAEIRPGSVIPVVISRNNKEITLNVTIQEFPAS, encoded by the coding sequence ATGCTAACCAAACTTATACGTTCGGCGCTGATTGGTGTCATCGTTTCAGGTATTCTGTTACTGGCACTTCCCATGCTGCGTTCAAACAACGGGCTATTCAAACCAGACGATAGCGCCGAAAGCGAAACACCTGTCAGCTATTATCAAGGGGTACGACGCGCCGCGCCCGCAGTCGTCAACGTATATAACCGGGCATCCAACCCAAATGAGAAGGATCAACTCAATATTCGCACCCTGGGTTCCGGCGTTATCATGAACAGCAAAGGTTATATCCTCACCAATAAGCACGTTATCAATAATGCAGACCAAATTATAGTAACCCTACAGGACGGACGTGTGTTTGAGGCTCTGCTGGTCGGTTCCGACAGCCTTACCGATCTGGCAGTGTTGAAAATTGAGGGAACCAATTTGCCGGAAATACCCATCAATACCAAACGAGTAGCTCATGTGGGTGATGTGGTGATGGCTATCGGGAATCCTTACAATCTGGGGCAAACCATTACTCAAGGTATTATCAGTGCCACGGGGCGAGTTGGTTTAAGTCCATCAGGGCGCCAGAACTTCCTGCAGACCGATGCGTCTATCAATCGTGGTAATTCAGGCGGAGCATTGGTTAACACGTTGGGAGAACTGGTTGGCATCAATACGTTATCCTTTGACAAAAGCAATGATGGAGCTACCCCAGAAGGTTTAAGCTTTGCCATTCCTGTGGCACTGGCTATCAAAGTGATGGGCAAACTGATTCGCGATGGTCGGGTTATCCGCGGTTACATTGGCATCAATGGGGCACAAATTGAAAATCAGGACCAGAATATATCGATAGATAACAGATTACGGGGCGTATTTGTCAAAAAGGTGGAACCAGGCGGACCTGCGGATAAAGCCGGTATCAAAGAAGGGGATCGGTTGTTAAAAGTGAATAATAAACCCGTTCGATCCGTAATTGAAACCATGGATCAGGTAGCTGAAATCCGTCCTGGCTCAGTCATCCCAGTTGTGATTTCCCGGAACAATAAAGAAATAACGCTGAATGTAACCATTCAGGAATTTCCAGCTAGCTGA